Proteins from a genomic interval of Hydrogenophaga sp. PAMC20947:
- the rpsE gene encoding 30S ribosomal protein S5, with protein sequence MAKFTANIKNEANDDGLREKMIAINRVTKVVKGGRILGFAALTVVGDGDGRVGMGKGKAREVPVAVQKAMEAARRNMIKVSLKNGSLHHSVKGEHGASNVMMLPASKGTGIIAGGPMRAVFEVLGITDVVAKSHGSSNPYNLVRATLDALKNSTTPSDVAAKRGKSVEDILG encoded by the coding sequence ATGGCTAAATTTACGGCAAACATCAAGAACGAAGCGAACGACGACGGCTTGCGCGAGAAGATGATCGCGATCAACCGTGTGACCAAAGTGGTCAAAGGCGGTCGTATTCTCGGTTTCGCTGCTCTCACCGTGGTCGGTGACGGTGACGGTCGGGTCGGTATGGGCAAAGGCAAGGCGCGTGAAGTGCCCGTTGCTGTCCAGAAGGCCATGGAAGCCGCTCGCCGCAACATGATCAAGGTGTCGCTCAAAAACGGCTCTTTGCACCACAGTGTGAAGGGTGAGCACGGTGCCTCCAACGTCATGATGCTGCCTGCCTCCAAGGGTACCGGCATCATTGCAGGCGGCCCCATGCGCGCAGTCTTCGAAGTGTTGGGCATCACCGACGTCGTGGCCAAAAGCCATGGCTCGAGCAATCCCTACAACCTGGTGCGTGCCACGCTGGACGCACTGAAAAACTCGACCACGCCTTCCGATGTCGCTGCCAAGCGCGGCAAGTCTGTCGAAGACATCCTGGGCTGA
- the rplR gene encoding 50S ribosomal protein L18 — MLTKKEQRLRRARQTRIRIAQQSAVRLTVNRTNLHIYATVISDDGNRVLASASTAEAEVRAQIGGAGKGANATAAALIGKRIAERAKAAGVEKVAFDRSGFAYHGRVKALADAAREAGLQF, encoded by the coding sequence ATGTTGACGAAAAAAGAGCAACGTCTGCGTCGCGCGCGTCAAACGCGTATCCGCATTGCGCAGCAAAGCGCAGTGCGCCTGACCGTGAACCGCACCAACCTGCACATCTACGCTACCGTCATCTCCGACGATGGCAACCGTGTGTTGGCCTCGGCCTCTACCGCCGAAGCCGAAGTGCGTGCCCAGATCGGTGGCGCTGGCAAGGGTGCCAATGCCACAGCGGCTGCCTTGATCGGCAAACGCATCGCCGAGCGGGCCAAAGCGGCTGGTGTCGAGAAGGTCGCATTTGACCGCTCGGGATTTGCCTACCATGGTCGGGTCAAGGCCCTCGCAGATGCCGCGCGTGAAGCCGGCCTGCAGTTCTGA
- the rplF gene encoding 50S ribosomal protein L6, with amino-acid sequence MSRIGKQPVTVPAGVEVAVNGDLINVKGALGALALAQNALVKVENNAGTMTFVPANDSREANAMSGTMRQLVNNMVNGVSKGFEKKLTLLGVGYKAQAQGAKLNLTVGYSHPVVMDMPAGIKVETPTPTEIVIKGADRQRVGQIASEVRAVRPPEPYKGKGIRYSDEKVVIKETKKK; translated from the coding sequence ATGTCACGTATTGGAAAACAGCCAGTCACCGTACCTGCAGGGGTCGAAGTGGCTGTCAATGGCGACCTGATCAATGTCAAGGGCGCTCTCGGTGCCCTGGCACTGGCGCAAAACGCGCTGGTCAAGGTGGAAAACAACGCAGGCACAATGACTTTTGTGCCCGCCAACGACTCTCGCGAAGCCAATGCCATGTCCGGCACCATGCGTCAGCTGGTGAACAACATGGTCAACGGTGTGAGCAAGGGCTTCGAAAAGAAGTTGACGTTGCTGGGTGTGGGTTACAAAGCCCAGGCTCAAGGCGCCAAACTCAACCTCACCGTGGGCTATTCGCACCCGGTGGTGATGGACATGCCGGCTGGTATCAAGGTGGAAACGCCTACGCCAACCGAAATTGTCATCAAGGGCGCTGATCGTCAGCGCGTGGGCCAGATTGCTTCCGAAGTGCGCGCTGTGCGCCCTCCCGAGCCTTACAAAGGCAAGGGCATCCGTTATTCGGATGAAAAGGTCGTGATCAAGGAAACCAAGAAGAAATAA
- the rpsH gene encoding 30S ribosomal protein S8, which yields MSMSDPIADMLTRIRNAQMVEKTTVSMPASKVKAAIAQVLKDEGYIDSFQVKTVEGKSELEISLKYYAGRPVIERIERVSRPGLRVYRGRNAIPQVQNGLGVAIVTTPQGVMTDRKARATGVGGEVLCYVA from the coding sequence ATGAGCATGAGTGATCCTATTGCCGACATGTTGACCCGCATCCGCAACGCGCAGATGGTCGAGAAAACAACCGTGTCGATGCCAGCATCCAAAGTCAAGGCTGCGATTGCCCAAGTCCTCAAGGACGAAGGTTATATCGACAGCTTCCAGGTCAAGACCGTCGAAGGCAAGAGTGAGCTTGAAATCTCCCTCAAGTACTACGCTGGCCGTCCCGTTATCGAGCGCATTGAGCGTGTGAGCCGTCCTGGCCTGCGCGTTTACCGCGGCCGTAACGCCATCCCCCAGGTGCAAAACGGCCTGGGCGTCGCCATCGTCACGACCCCACAGGGTGTGATGACCGATCGCAAAGCGCGCGCTACCGGTGTCGGTGGCGAAGTGCTCTGCTACGTCGCCTGA
- the rpsN gene encoding 30S ribosomal protein S14 has product MAKQALLQRELKREKLAAKFATKYAELQAIAKSAKHSDEERDAARQALQKLPRNSNPTRQRNRCAITGRPRGTFAQFGLGRAKIREMAFAGEIPGITKASW; this is encoded by the coding sequence GTGGCTAAACAAGCACTACTCCAACGTGAACTCAAGCGCGAAAAACTCGCCGCTAAGTTCGCCACGAAATACGCAGAATTGCAGGCAATCGCAAAGAGCGCCAAGCACAGCGACGAAGAGCGCGATGCCGCTCGTCAAGCGCTGCAAAAGCTGCCCCGCAATTCGAACCCTACCCGCCAGCGCAACCGCTGTGCGATCACGGGTCGTCCGCGTGGCACATTCGCCCAATTCGGCTTGGGTCGCGCCAAGATTCGTGAAATGGCTTTTGCCGGTGAAATCCCCGGCATCACCAAAGCCAGCTGGTAA
- the rplE gene encoding 50S ribosomal protein L5: protein MTRLQDIYRDTVAPALIEKFGYKSPMQVPRISKITLNMGVSEAVADKKVMDHAVGDLTKIAGQKPVVTKAKKAIAGFKIREEQPIGCMVTLRGARMYEFLDRFVTVALPRVRDFRGISGKAFDGRGNYNIGVKEQIIFPEIEYDKVDALRGLNISITTTAKTDEEAKALLAGFRFPFKN, encoded by the coding sequence ATGACACGCTTGCAAGACATCTACCGCGACACCGTTGCACCGGCTTTGATCGAGAAATTCGGTTACAAGTCGCCCATGCAGGTGCCCCGCATCTCCAAGATCACGCTCAACATGGGTGTGAGCGAGGCGGTTGCTGATAAGAAGGTTATGGATCACGCCGTGGGCGACCTGACCAAAATCGCTGGCCAAAAGCCTGTGGTGACCAAGGCCAAGAAGGCTATCGCTGGTTTCAAGATTCGCGAAGAGCAGCCTATCGGTTGCATGGTGACGCTGCGCGGCGCTCGCATGTACGAATTCCTGGACCGTTTCGTGACCGTGGCTCTGCCCCGCGTCCGTGACTTCCGCGGTATTTCGGGCAAAGCATTTGATGGCCGTGGTAACTACAACATCGGCGTCAAAGAGCAGATCATTTTCCCTGAGATTGAGTACGACAAGGTTGATGCCTTGCGTGGTCTCAATATCAGCATCACGACGACCGCCAAGACAGATGAAGAAGCGAAAGCTCTTCTGGCCGGTTTCCGTTTCCCGTTCAAGAACTGA
- the rplX gene encoding 50S ribosomal protein L24 has translation MNKIRSGDEVIVIAGRDKGKRGKVAQRVDDSKLLVEGVNVVKKHAKPNPMKGITGGIIEKTMPLHQSNVAIFNGATGKADRVGIKQLADGKKVRVFKSSGEEIKAA, from the coding sequence ATGAACAAAATTCGCAGTGGCGATGAAGTCATCGTGATCGCAGGCCGTGACAAGGGCAAGCGCGGCAAAGTCGCGCAGCGCGTGGACGACAGCAAATTGCTCGTCGAAGGCGTCAATGTGGTCAAGAAGCATGCCAAGCCAAACCCTATGAAGGGCATCACTGGCGGCATTATTGAAAAAACCATGCCTTTGCATCAGTCCAACGTGGCCATCTTCAATGGCGCCACGGGTAAGGCTGATCGCGTAGGTATCAAGCAGTTGGCTGACGGCAAAAAAGTGCGCGTCTTCAAGTCCAGCGGCGAAGAAATCAAGGCGGCCTGA
- the rplN gene encoding 50S ribosomal protein L14, translating to MIQTQTRLDVADNTGAKSVMCIKVLGGSKRRYASVGDVIKVTIKEAAPRGRVKKGEVYSAVVVRTAKGIRRPDGALIKFDGNAAVLLNAKLEPIGTRIFGPVTRELRTEKFMKIVSLAPEVL from the coding sequence ATGATCCAAACGCAAACTCGACTCGATGTTGCTGACAACACGGGTGCCAAGTCCGTGATGTGCATCAAGGTGCTGGGCGGCTCTAAGCGCCGTTATGCCAGCGTTGGTGATGTCATCAAGGTCACCATCAAAGAAGCAGCGCCACGTGGCCGCGTCAAAAAGGGCGAAGTTTATAGCGCCGTTGTTGTTCGCACCGCCAAGGGCATCCGCCGTCCAGACGGCGCGCTGATCAAATTCGACGGCAACGCAGCAGTGTTGCTTAACGCCAAGTTGGAGCCTATCGGCACCCGCATCTTCGGACCAGTGACGCGCGAGTTGCGCACTGAAAAGTTCATGAAGATCGTGTCATTGGCCCCAGAGGTCCTTTGA
- a CDS encoding glycerol-3-phosphate dehydrogenase/oxidase, whose product MSRATHFQALSQDQTFDLVVVGGGATGLGVALDAALRGFSVALLESHDFGGGTSSRATKLLHGGVRYLAQGNIALVREALAERSNVLRIAPHLAQPLPFVMPSYKWWQTPFYGVGLKLYDLMAGRAGLGRTEFLNASETLVALPGLKANGLQGGVKYWDGQFDDARLALALARTAEEAGAIVLNYAEVTALHPPSTGTGQKGLAQLEVSDRIGKNRCTIKARCVVNATGVWVDALRNQALGAAPGATPSHMVSPSQGVHVVVDRDFMPGHHALLVPKTRDGRVLFAVPWMGKLILGTTDTPRKDLPREPLAFAEELAFILDEASQVLTRPVRTEDIRSVWVGLRPLVAPPDNANAGTKSISREHTIVVDGGNVVTVTGGKWTTYRAMAEDVLDRCFDEGLLPRRPGSITGRHRLLGAPPSETPSTPVYAEPGLHLYGTQGHDVLSCPGAERELGMGLTEGMVRYAVRHEYAETVEDVLARRWRSLFLDARQAASMAPAVAALLTEEHGRDPALAAFLSLCDHYLPPSSKPCEK is encoded by the coding sequence ATGTCCCGCGCTACCCACTTTCAAGCCCTGTCTCAAGATCAAACCTTCGACCTCGTCGTCGTCGGGGGAGGGGCCACAGGCCTGGGCGTGGCCCTGGACGCCGCCTTGCGCGGGTTCTCCGTGGCCCTCCTGGAGTCTCATGATTTTGGGGGCGGCACCTCTTCTCGCGCCACCAAGCTGCTGCATGGCGGCGTGCGTTACCTGGCTCAGGGCAATATTGCCTTGGTCCGAGAGGCTTTGGCTGAGCGCTCAAACGTGCTGCGCATCGCGCCGCACCTTGCACAGCCGCTGCCGTTTGTCATGCCCTCCTACAAGTGGTGGCAAACCCCCTTTTATGGCGTGGGGCTCAAGCTGTACGACCTCATGGCAGGTCGGGCAGGTCTGGGGCGCACCGAATTCCTCAACGCATCCGAAACCCTCGTGGCCTTGCCTGGACTGAAGGCGAACGGCCTGCAGGGTGGCGTCAAGTACTGGGATGGCCAGTTCGATGACGCCCGACTCGCGCTGGCGCTTGCCCGCACGGCCGAAGAGGCTGGGGCCATCGTGCTCAACTACGCCGAAGTCACTGCGCTTCACCCGCCTTCGACCGGAACTGGGCAGAAAGGCTTGGCACAGCTGGAAGTGAGTGATCGCATCGGCAAAAACCGCTGCACGATCAAAGCTCGCTGTGTCGTGAACGCCACTGGTGTCTGGGTCGATGCCTTGCGCAACCAGGCTTTGGGCGCAGCGCCCGGTGCCACGCCATCCCATATGGTCAGCCCCAGTCAGGGCGTGCACGTGGTGGTCGACCGCGACTTCATGCCCGGGCACCACGCCTTGCTGGTGCCCAAGACACGCGATGGGCGGGTGCTGTTCGCCGTGCCCTGGATGGGCAAGCTCATATTGGGAACGACAGACACCCCCCGAAAAGACCTCCCGCGCGAGCCCCTTGCGTTCGCCGAAGAATTGGCGTTCATCCTCGATGAAGCCTCACAAGTGCTCACCCGGCCGGTGCGCACCGAAGACATCCGCAGCGTCTGGGTGGGCCTTCGCCCTTTGGTCGCGCCCCCAGACAATGCCAACGCCGGGACCAAATCCATCTCAAGGGAACACACGATCGTCGTCGATGGCGGCAACGTGGTGACCGTCACCGGAGGCAAATGGACGACCTACCGCGCCATGGCCGAAGACGTGCTGGACCGCTGCTTTGACGAAGGCTTGCTGCCCCGTCGCCCCGGCAGCATCACCGGCCGCCACCGCCTGTTGGGCGCTCCCCCAAGTGAAACGCCGTCCACACCGGTCTACGCCGAACCTGGGCTGCACCTCTACGGCACCCAGGGACACGACGTACTGTCCTGCCCGGGTGCAGAGCGCGAGCTGGGCATGGGCCTGACCGAGGGCATGGTTCGCTACGCTGTGCGTCACGAATACGCTGAAACCGTCGAAGACGTGCTCGCCAGGCGTTGGAGATCGCTGTTCCTCGACGCTCGACAAGCCGCCAGCATGGCCCCTGCGGTTGCCGCCCTGTTGACAGAAGAGCACGGCCGGGACCCCGCTCTGGCCGCGTTCCTCTCCCTCTGCGACCATTACCTGCCTCCCAGTTCCAAGCCGTGCGAAAAATAG
- a CDS encoding ABC transporter substrate-binding protein: protein MRFRHTALAVAAIAAFSTNLAWADSAAAKKWIDSEFQPSTLSKDQQVAEMKWFIDAAAKLKAKGVKEISVVSETIDTHVYESKTLAKAFEEITGITVKHDLIQEGDVVEKLQTSMQSGKSIYDGWITDSDLIGTHYRYGKVMNLTDYMAGKGKEWTNPGIDIKDFIGTSFTTGPDGKLYQLPDQQFANLYWFRADLFARKDLKDKFKAKYGYDLGVPQNWSAYEDIAEFFTDDVKTIDGKPIYGHMDYGKKDPSLGWRFTDAWLSMAGTADIGIPNGKPVDEWGIRASADGCHPEGASVSRGGATNSPAAVYALTKYIDWMKKYSPKEAIGMTFGEAGPVPAQGQIAQQIFWYTAFTAGMIKPGLPVVNADGTPKWRMAPGPNGPYWKQGMQNGYQDVGSWTFFEKHDADRTAAAWLYAQFVTAKTTSLKKTIVGLTPIRESDIQSKAMTDMAPKLGGLVEFYRSPARVAWTPTGTNVPDYPKLAQLWWQNVAQAVTAEKTPQEAMDNLAEQMDQVMARLERAGMDRCAPKLNKKGDPNKYLSDKHAPWKKLANEKPKGETIAYEELLNAWKAGRVR from the coding sequence ATGAGATTTCGCCATACCGCCCTGGCTGTCGCGGCCATCGCTGCGTTCAGCACCAACCTGGCTTGGGCCGACTCGGCCGCCGCCAAAAAATGGATCGACAGTGAATTCCAGCCTTCCACGCTGAGCAAAGACCAGCAAGTCGCCGAGATGAAGTGGTTCATCGACGCGGCGGCCAAGCTCAAGGCCAAGGGCGTCAAGGAAATCTCGGTGGTATCCGAGACCATCGACACCCACGTCTACGAAAGCAAGACCCTGGCCAAGGCCTTTGAGGAGATCACCGGTATCACCGTCAAGCACGATCTGATCCAGGAAGGTGACGTGGTTGAAAAGCTGCAAACCTCCATGCAGTCCGGCAAGTCCATCTATGACGGCTGGATCACCGACTCTGATTTGATCGGTACCCACTACCGCTACGGCAAGGTCATGAACCTGACCGATTACATGGCGGGCAAGGGAAAAGAGTGGACCAACCCTGGCATCGACATCAAGGATTTCATCGGTACCAGCTTCACCACCGGTCCCGATGGCAAGCTGTACCAGTTGCCCGACCAACAGTTCGCCAACCTGTACTGGTTCCGCGCTGATTTGTTCGCCCGCAAAGATCTGAAAGACAAATTCAAAGCCAAGTACGGCTACGACCTGGGAGTGCCACAGAACTGGAGCGCCTACGAAGACATCGCCGAGTTCTTTACCGACGATGTGAAAACCATCGACGGCAAGCCCATCTATGGCCATATGGACTATGGCAAAAAGGACCCGTCACTGGGCTGGCGCTTCACCGACGCATGGTTGTCCATGGCCGGCACAGCCGACATTGGTATTCCCAACGGCAAGCCAGTGGATGAGTGGGGCATTCGCGCATCGGCTGACGGTTGCCACCCGGAGGGTGCCAGCGTTTCCCGCGGCGGCGCTACCAACTCCCCAGCCGCAGTCTATGCACTCACGAAGTACATCGACTGGATGAAGAAGTACTCGCCCAAGGAGGCCATCGGCATGACCTTCGGCGAAGCCGGTCCAGTGCCGGCCCAGGGCCAGATTGCACAGCAAATCTTCTGGTACACCGCGTTCACTGCGGGCATGATCAAACCGGGTCTGCCGGTGGTCAATGCCGATGGCACACCGAAATGGCGCATGGCCCCTGGCCCGAATGGCCCCTATTGGAAGCAGGGCATGCAAAACGGCTACCAAGACGTTGGCAGCTGGACCTTCTTTGAGAAGCACGATGCCGACCGCACGGCAGCCGCCTGGCTGTACGCGCAGTTTGTGACCGCTAAAACCACCAGTCTCAAGAAGACCATTGTGGGCCTCACCCCCATCCGTGAGTCCGACATCCAGTCCAAAGCCATGACCGACATGGCTCCCAAGCTGGGTGGTCTGGTTGAGTTCTACCGCAGCCCGGCCCGCGTGGCCTGGACGCCCACTGGTACCAACGTGCCCGATTACCCGAAGCTGGCCCAGCTCTGGTGGCAGAACGTGGCCCAGGCTGTGACGGCAGAGAAAACGCCACAGGAAGCCATGGACAATCTGGCTGAGCAGATGGACCAGGTCATGGCCCGCCTGGAGCGCGCTGGCATGGACCGTTGCGCCCCCAAACTCAACAAGAAGGGGGATCCCAACAAGTACTTGAGCGACAAGCACGCTCCCTGGAAGAAACTGGCCAACGAGAAGCCCAAAGGCGAGACCATTGCTTATGAAGAGCTGCTCAATGCCTGGAAGGCCGGTCGGGTGCGCTAA
- a CDS encoding DUF2160 domain-containing protein has translation MFNWMAWTTPVAVFFTCILVMLIGMTVWEIKSPTVMRKGFLPMATTRGDRMFMGLLGAAYINLAFIGMAGWFAEWFSLEQEPSIWISFVVSMAWLALTMRKG, from the coding sequence ATGTTTAATTGGATGGCCTGGACCACGCCGGTGGCCGTGTTTTTTACCTGCATTTTGGTGATGCTCATCGGCATGACGGTATGGGAGATCAAGTCTCCCACGGTCATGCGCAAGGGATTTTTGCCCATGGCCACCACGCGTGGTGATCGCATGTTCATGGGCCTGCTGGGGGCTGCTTACATCAACCTCGCTTTCATCGGCATGGCCGGTTGGTTTGCCGAATGGTTCTCCTTGGAACAAGAGCCCAGCATCTGGATCAGCTTTGTCGTGTCCATGGCCTGGCTGGCGCTGACGATGCGCAAGGGCTGA
- a CDS encoding carbohydrate ABC transporter permease: MTEPRFQKRTIFLIAYLIFALLPIYWMINMSFKTNEEIVSSFSLLPQHFTWDNYKLIFTDESWYSGYINSLIYVAINVGITITVALPAAYAFSRYSFLGDKQVFFWLLTNRMTPPAVFLLPFFQLYTTVGLMDTHLAVALAHLLFSVPLAVWILEGFMSGIPREIDETAYIDGYSFPRFFLTIFLPLIKAGVGVTAFFAFMFSWVELLLARTLTSVNAKPIVATMTRTVSASGMDWATLAAAGVLTIVPGAIVIWFVRNYIAKGFAMGRV; this comes from the coding sequence ATGACTGAGCCCAGGTTTCAAAAGCGCACGATCTTCCTGATCGCCTATTTGATCTTTGCCTTGTTGCCCATCTACTGGATGATCAATATGAGCTTCAAGACCAACGAGGAGATTGTTTCCAGTTTCAGTTTGTTGCCTCAGCACTTCACCTGGGACAACTACAAACTCATCTTTACCGATGAGAGCTGGTATTCGGGCTACATCAACAGCCTGATCTATGTGGCGATCAACGTGGGGATCACCATCACGGTGGCCTTGCCCGCAGCCTATGCGTTTTCACGCTACAGCTTCCTCGGGGACAAGCAGGTGTTCTTCTGGTTGCTGACCAATCGCATGACGCCACCTGCCGTGTTCCTGCTGCCGTTTTTTCAGCTCTACACCACGGTTGGACTGATGGATACGCACCTCGCCGTGGCGCTGGCCCACCTCTTGTTCAGCGTGCCGTTGGCGGTCTGGATTCTGGAAGGCTTCATGTCGGGCATCCCTCGAGAGATCGACGAAACCGCCTACATCGATGGCTACAGCTTCCCGCGCTTTTTTCTGACCATTTTCCTGCCGCTGATCAAGGCGGGCGTGGGCGTGACCGCCTTCTTCGCCTTCATGTTCAGTTGGGTCGAACTGCTGCTGGCGCGCACGCTGACCAGCGTCAACGCCAAGCCCATTGTGGCGACCATGACCCGCACCGTGAGCGCTTCTGGCATGGACTGGGCCACATTGGCTGCGGCCGGGGTGCTGACCATCGTGCCTGGAGCGATCGTGATCTGGTTTGTGAGGAATTACATCGCCAAGGGCTTCGCCATGGGGCGGGTATGA
- a CDS encoding sugar ABC transporter permease produces the protein MSVQNKPVNQKAWFLILPVLICVAFSAILPLMTVVNYSVQDIISPERRVFVGTEWFAAVMRDEDLHAALWNQLRFSAAVLAVELPLGIMLGLSMPASGWKASVTLVLVALSLLIPLNVVGTIWQIFGRTDIGLMGVTLQGLGIDYSYTGNTTHAWLTVLLMDVWHWTPLVALLAYAGLRSIPDAYYQAARIDGASKFAVFRYIQLPKMRGVLMIAVLLRFMDSFMIYTEPFVLTGGGPGNSTTFLSQYLTQKAVGQFDLGPAAAFSLIYFFIILLFCFVLYNWMQRLGQAEKEGAGHD, from the coding sequence ATGAGCGTTCAAAACAAGCCGGTCAACCAGAAGGCCTGGTTCCTGATCCTGCCGGTGCTCATCTGCGTGGCCTTCTCCGCCATCCTGCCCTTGATGACGGTGGTGAACTACTCCGTGCAAGACATTATTTCGCCCGAGCGGCGCGTATTCGTCGGCACCGAATGGTTTGCTGCCGTGATGCGCGACGAAGACCTGCACGCCGCGCTTTGGAACCAGTTGAGGTTTTCCGCGGCTGTGTTGGCCGTGGAGTTGCCGCTGGGCATCATGCTGGGGCTGTCCATGCCAGCCAGCGGGTGGAAAGCGTCGGTGACCTTGGTGCTGGTGGCGTTGTCCTTGCTCATTCCGTTGAACGTGGTTGGCACCATCTGGCAAATCTTTGGTCGCACCGACATCGGCCTGATGGGTGTGACGCTTCAAGGTCTGGGCATCGATTACAGCTACACCGGGAACACCACCCACGCATGGTTGACAGTGTTGTTGATGGACGTCTGGCACTGGACGCCGCTCGTGGCGCTGCTGGCCTACGCGGGCCTGCGCAGCATTCCCGACGCTTACTACCAGGCCGCGCGCATCGATGGTGCCAGCAAGTTCGCGGTTTTCCGCTATATCCAGCTGCCCAAGATGCGGGGGGTTTTGATGATTGCGGTGCTGCTGCGTTTCATGGACAGCTTCATGATTTACACCGAGCCTTTCGTCCTCACGGGCGGTGGGCCAGGCAACTCGACCACCTTCCTCAGCCAGTACCTGACGCAGAAGGCCGTGGGCCAGTTTGACCTGGGGCCGGCGGCGGCATTCTCCCTCATCTATTTCTTCATCATTTTGTTGTTCTGCTTCGTGCTCTACAACTGGATGCAACGACTCGGCCAGGCCGAAAAGGAAGGAGCCGGTCATGACTGA
- a CDS encoding ABC transporter ATP-binding protein codes for MAHIELDLAHSYKANPKEDADYALLPLKMTFEDGGAYALLGPSGCGKTTMLNIMSGLVVPSHGKVLFDGKDLTRATPQERNIAQVFQFPVIYDTMTVAENLAFPLKNRKVPADQIKARVGKIAEMLEMSHQLDMAAAGLSADQKQKISLGRGLVRSDVSAVLFDEPLTVIDPHLKWQLRRKLKQIHHELKLTLIYVTHDQVEALTFADQVVVMTRGKVVQMGTPEALFDRPAHTFVGHFIGSPGMNFMPVTVRGDALELAGARLPAGAGRSLPEGALTLGIRPEYLSLDVLDAPGALQAVVRQVQDIGTYWLVSCDAAGSMLKVRLAPDVTPPALGETVGLHLLGENTCFYKNEELVP; via the coding sequence ATGGCCCACATCGAACTCGATCTCGCGCATTCTTATAAAGCCAACCCGAAGGAAGATGCCGACTACGCACTGCTGCCTTTGAAAATGACGTTTGAGGATGGTGGGGCCTACGCTTTGCTCGGCCCTTCGGGCTGCGGCAAGACCACCATGCTCAACATCATGTCGGGCTTGGTCGTGCCGTCTCACGGCAAAGTGCTGTTCGACGGCAAAGACCTGACGCGCGCCACGCCGCAAGAGCGAAACATCGCTCAGGTGTTCCAGTTCCCTGTGATCTACGACACCATGACGGTGGCAGAAAACCTGGCTTTCCCGCTCAAGAATCGCAAGGTGCCAGCAGATCAGATCAAGGCCCGCGTAGGGAAAATCGCGGAAATGCTGGAAATGAGCCACCAGCTTGACATGGCTGCAGCGGGTCTGAGTGCCGATCAAAAACAAAAAATCTCATTGGGGCGGGGTCTTGTGCGATCGGACGTCTCTGCCGTGTTGTTCGACGAGCCGTTGACGGTGATCGATCCACATTTGAAATGGCAGTTGCGACGCAAGCTCAAGCAGATTCACCACGAGCTCAAGCTGACCCTGATCTACGTGACGCACGATCAGGTTGAGGCGCTGACCTTTGCCGATCAGGTGGTGGTCATGACACGCGGAAAGGTGGTTCAGATGGGCACGCCCGAGGCCTTGTTCGATCGCCCGGCGCACACCTTCGTGGGCCATTTCATCGGGTCACCTGGCATGAACTTCATGCCGGTCACCGTGCGTGGCGATGCGTTGGAACTCGCCGGCGCGCGATTGCCGGCCGGGGCCGGTCGCAGTTTGCCCGAGGGGGCTTTGACCTTGGGCATCCGTCCGGAATACCTTTCATTGGACGTGCTCGATGCGCCTGGCGCACTGCAAGCGGTGGTGCGCCAGGTGCAAGACATAGGGACCTATTGGCTGGTGAGTTGCGATGCTGCAGGTTCGATGCTCAAGGTGCGCCTGGCGCCTGATGTGACGCCACCTGCGTTGGGCGAAACCGTGGGTTTGCATTTGCTGGGTGAGAACACCTGCTTCTACAAAAATGAGGAACTTGTGCCATGA